Proteins from a genomic interval of Stenotrophomonas maltophilia:
- the fliD gene encoding flagellar filament capping protein FliD: MASFGYGGIGSGLNISDIVNQLVAADRKPADNALNLQQSKAKMQLSSIGTVTSAFDKLKTALTALKATTAFDTRTVTATGKAQPANTDDVLTASVALYDLGTTKAAASNGTHQVEVKSLATAHKLIANTSVGKTDTFGAGTLTLTVGVGDKAKTMKVEVEAGDTLTTVRNKIDAAGRKEGVQATLIASGDNQYLSIAQEKTGAANAIKLDYGGSDPKLSALVGSLQENTAAADAELTIDGVTVVSASNTVADAVPGLTLNLKVKGKSTVVISTDTTAATKVMQEFVTAYNAAIAAINTETKYDAKTKEAATLTGDAQMRGASSQLRSVMSGVLKELSADGLDPKTLGLQTRGYPNADGSLVLDATKFAAALASQPEKIRSAITGDTGGAGTLYTMVDGYVSTTVGKEGAFVARTKGLNTTLDNIDKRRKDLDTRMKNVEERYKKQFIALDSLMGKLQQSNTSLQQQLAQLNR; the protein is encoded by the coding sequence ATGGCAAGCTTTGGATACGGTGGCATTGGCTCGGGGCTCAACATCTCGGACATCGTCAACCAGCTGGTCGCAGCCGACCGCAAGCCCGCCGACAACGCGCTGAACCTGCAGCAGTCCAAGGCCAAGATGCAGCTGTCGTCGATCGGCACCGTCACTTCGGCCTTCGACAAGCTGAAGACCGCACTGACCGCACTGAAGGCCACCACCGCCTTCGATACCCGCACGGTGACCGCCACCGGCAAGGCGCAGCCCGCCAACACCGACGACGTGCTGACGGCCTCGGTGGCGCTGTACGACCTGGGCACGACCAAGGCAGCAGCCTCCAATGGCACGCATCAGGTGGAGGTGAAATCCCTTGCCACCGCACACAAGCTGATTGCCAATACCTCGGTGGGGAAGACCGACACCTTCGGCGCCGGAACCTTGACGCTGACCGTTGGCGTGGGCGACAAGGCAAAGACGATGAAGGTCGAGGTGGAAGCCGGCGATACGCTGACCACCGTGCGCAACAAGATCGACGCCGCAGGCCGCAAGGAAGGCGTGCAGGCGACCTTGATCGCCTCGGGCGACAACCAGTACCTGTCGATCGCCCAGGAAAAGACCGGTGCCGCCAATGCCATCAAGCTCGATTACGGCGGCAGCGACCCGAAGCTGAGCGCACTGGTGGGCAGCCTGCAGGAGAACACCGCGGCAGCCGATGCCGAGCTGACCATCGATGGCGTCACGGTGGTCAGCGCCAGCAACACCGTGGCCGATGCCGTGCCGGGCCTGACCCTGAACCTCAAGGTCAAGGGCAAGAGCACCGTCGTGATCAGCACCGATACCACTGCAGCCACCAAGGTGATGCAGGAGTTCGTGACCGCCTACAACGCAGCAATCGCGGCGATCAACACCGAGACCAAGTACGACGCCAAGACCAAGGAAGCCGCCACGCTGACCGGCGACGCGCAGATGCGTGGTGCCTCCAGCCAGTTGCGCTCGGTGATGTCGGGCGTGTTGAAGGAGCTGTCCGCCGATGGCCTGGACCCGAAGACGCTGGGACTGCAGACGCGCGGCTATCCCAACGCCGACGGCAGCTTGGTGCTGGACGCCACCAAGTTTGCCGCCGCGCTGGCCAGCCAGCCCGAGAAGATCCGCTCGGCGATCACCGGCGACACCGGTGGTGCCGGCACGCTGTACACCATGGTCGACGGCTACGTCAGCACCACGGTCGGCAAGGAAGGCGCCTTCGTCGCCCGCACCAAGGGCCTCAACACCACGCTGGACAACATCGACAAGCGCCGCAAGGACCTCGACACGCGCATGAAGAACGTGGAAGAGCGCTACAAGAAGCAGTTCATCGCGCTGGACAGCCTGATGGGCAAGCTGCAGCAGAGCAATACGTCGCTGCAGCAGCAGCTGGCACAGCTGAACCGCTAA
- a CDS encoding flagellin, whose product MAQVINTNTMSLNAQRNLSTSGSSLATTIQRLSSGSRINSAKDDAAGLAISERFGTQIRGTDVAIRNANDGISLAQVAEGSLTEIGNNLQRVRELSVQASNATNSASDRKALQAEVTQLVSEIDRVAKQSDFNGTKLLDGTFSSQLFQVGANAGQAIAIDKTIDAKAGSLGTSTFASGATDVLAASTDGSRITGKVMGVDIGTVEIKAGATTADASKAVATAINAKIGEAGLYAEANADGSMKLTSVKEGKAVVAADIALERSDLTAATGVWSAKTAAGAYTAGTATAANVQKLDVSTVLGAQQAMEVVDKALGAINSTRADLGAIQNRFTSVVANLQTSSENLSASRSRIKDTDFAKETAELTRTQILQQAGTAMLAQANQVPQGVLSLLR is encoded by the coding sequence ATGGCACAAGTCATCAACACCAATACGATGTCGTTGAATGCTCAGCGCAATCTGAGCACCAGCGGCAGCTCGCTGGCCACCACCATCCAGCGCCTGTCCTCCGGTTCGCGCATCAACAGCGCCAAGGACGACGCCGCCGGCCTGGCGATCTCCGAGCGCTTCGGCACGCAGATCCGCGGTACCGACGTTGCCATCCGCAATGCCAACGACGGCATCTCGCTGGCCCAGGTCGCCGAAGGTTCGCTGACCGAAATCGGCAACAACCTGCAGCGCGTCCGCGAGCTGTCGGTGCAGGCCTCCAACGCCACCAACTCGGCCAGCGACCGCAAGGCGCTGCAGGCCGAAGTGACCCAGCTGGTCTCGGAAATCGACCGCGTCGCCAAGCAGTCGGACTTCAACGGCACCAAGCTGCTGGACGGCACGTTCTCCAGCCAGCTGTTCCAGGTCGGCGCCAATGCCGGCCAGGCCATCGCCATCGACAAGACCATCGATGCGAAAGCGGGTTCGCTCGGCACCTCGACCTTCGCAAGCGGTGCAACTGACGTACTGGCCGCCAGTACCGACGGCTCGCGCATTACCGGCAAGGTAATGGGCGTGGACATCGGCACCGTCGAGATCAAGGCCGGCGCCACCACTGCCGACGCGTCCAAGGCTGTCGCCACGGCGATCAACGCAAAGATCGGCGAAGCCGGCCTCTATGCCGAGGCGAATGCCGACGGCTCGATGAAACTGACCTCGGTGAAGGAAGGCAAGGCCGTCGTCGCTGCCGACATCGCGCTTGAGCGCAGCGATCTGACCGCCGCGACCGGCGTGTGGAGCGCGAAGACCGCAGCCGGTGCTTACACCGCTGGCACCGCCACCGCCGCCAACGTGCAGAAGCTGGACGTGAGCACGGTGCTTGGTGCACAGCAGGCAATGGAAGTGGTCGACAAGGCCCTGGGTGCGATCAACAGCACCCGCGCCGACCTCGGCGCGATCCAGAACCGCTTCACCTCGGTCGTGGCCAACCTGCAGACCTCGTCGGAAAACCTGTCGGCGTCGCGCAGCCGCATCAAGGACACCGACTTCGCCAAGGAAACCGCAGAGCTGACCCGCACCCAGATCCTGCAGCAGGCCGGTACGGCCATGCTGGCCCAGGCCAACCAGGTGCCGCAGGGCGTGCTCAGCCTGCTGCGCTGA
- a CDS encoding flagellin — MAQVINTNTMSLNAQRNLSTSGSSLATTIQRLSSGSRINSAKDDAAGLAISERFGTQIRGTDVAIRNANDGISLAQVAEGSLTEIGNNLQRVRELSVQASNATNSASDRKALQAEVTQLVSEIDRVAKQSDFNGTKLLDGTFSSQLFQVGANAGQAIAIDKTIDAKANALGGAQFSSGTATAIAGTADTDTAVGAFTITDSKGTVFNFGAMTVKSVGDAAANTAANGKAVAAAINAKIGETGVLAETDAAGALTLTSVKDSVNNAGAFTAIGSSLAGFAAATPVPGKQFADKIDVSTVKGAQQAMEVVDKALGAINSTRADLGAIQNRFTSVVANLQTSSENLSASRSRIKDTDFAKETAELTRTQILQQAGTAMLAQANQVPQGVLSLLR; from the coding sequence ATGGCACAAGTCATCAACACCAATACGATGTCGTTGAATGCTCAGCGTAACCTGAGCACCAGCGGCAGCTCGCTGGCCACCACCATCCAGCGCCTGTCCTCCGGTTCGCGCATCAACAGCGCCAAGGACGACGCCGCCGGTCTGGCGATCTCCGAGCGCTTCGGCACGCAGATCCGCGGTACCGACGTCGCCATCCGCAACGCCAACGACGGCATCTCGCTGGCCCAGGTCGCCGAAGGTTCGCTGACCGAAATCGGCAACAACCTGCAGCGCGTCCGCGAACTGTCGGTGCAGGCCTCCAACGCCACCAACTCGGCCAGCGACCGCAAGGCGCTGCAGGCTGAAGTGACCCAGCTGGTCTCGGAAATCGACCGCGTCGCCAAGCAGTCGGACTTCAACGGCACCAAGCTGCTGGACGGCACGTTCTCCAGCCAGCTGTTCCAGGTCGGCGCCAATGCCGGCCAGGCCATCGCCATCGACAAGACCATCGATGCCAAGGCCAACGCCCTGGGTGGTGCACAGTTCTCCAGCGGTACCGCAACCGCAATCGCCGGTACCGCTGACACCGACACCGCAGTGGGTGCGTTCACCATCACCGACAGCAAGGGCACCGTCTTCAACTTCGGCGCCATGACGGTCAAGAGCGTCGGTGACGCTGCCGCCAACACCGCTGCAAACGGCAAGGCCGTTGCTGCCGCCATCAACGCCAAGATCGGCGAAACCGGCGTGCTGGCCGAAACCGATGCCGCCGGCGCACTGACCCTGACCTCGGTCAAGGACAGCGTGAACAACGCGGGCGCTTTCACTGCCATCGGCAGCTCGCTGGCCGGCTTCGCCGCGGCAACCCCGGTCCCGGGCAAGCAGTTCGCCGACAAGATCGACGTGTCCACCGTGAAGGGTGCACAGCAGGCAATGGAAGTGGTCGACAAGGCCCTGGGTGCGATCAACAGCACCCGCGCCGACCTCGGCGCGATCCAGAACCGCTTCACCTCGGTCGTGGCCAACCTGCAGACCTCGTCGGAGAACCTGTCGGCTTCGCGTAGCCGCATCAAGGACACCGACTTCGCCAAGGAAACCGCAGAGCTGACCCGCACCCAGATCCTGCAGCAGGCCGGTACGGCCATGCTGGCCCAGGCCAACCAGGTGCCGCAGGGCGTGCTCAGCCTGCTGCGCTGA
- the fliS gene encoding flagellar export chaperone FliS: MYGSSRQYAEQYRQVGVTSAVADADPHKLVAMLLAGALERVRRALASLERGDQAGKGKAIGEVCAIVGHLNGSLDHEAGGEIAGNLSALYDYVLQRLTEANLHNDRAALDESLQLLGEIDSAWNAIPMEQRRPAAVAP; this comes from the coding sequence ATGTACGGTTCCAGCCGTCAATATGCCGAGCAGTACCGCCAGGTGGGAGTGACCAGTGCGGTTGCCGACGCCGATCCGCACAAGCTGGTGGCGATGCTGCTGGCCGGCGCGCTGGAGCGCGTGCGGCGCGCCCTGGCCAGCCTCGAGCGTGGCGACCAGGCCGGCAAGGGCAAGGCGATCGGTGAGGTCTGCGCGATCGTCGGCCACCTCAATGGCTCGCTGGATCATGAGGCCGGCGGTGAAATCGCCGGAAATCTGTCGGCGCTCTACGACTACGTGCTGCAGCGCCTGACCGAGGCCAACCTGCACAACGACCGTGCCGCCCTCGACGAATCCCTGCAGCTGCTGGGCGAGATCGACAGCGCCTGGAATGCAATCCCGATGGAACAGCGCCGCCCGGCCGCGGTGGCACCATGA
- a CDS encoding PilZ domain-containing protein: MTQLPTTSLHHPAESELFDETLSCELALPAEFQAGSGAGRTGSAEGLLRSLALVEDSRVDEHDDRNEASLQLQRLEAKLDLAMVLLGRLVRQQGQELTLRPVRWSRRGIRLQLGPRSGASPGQAGLVRLQPSDWLPDHIDLPVEVIAEAADGGGGHYLWLRFQRLGDGLEMAMERHLFRLHRRQVAEARRAR; the protein is encoded by the coding sequence ATGACCCAACTGCCGACAACGTCGCTGCACCATCCCGCCGAAAGCGAGCTGTTCGACGAAACGCTCAGCTGCGAGCTTGCACTACCCGCCGAATTCCAGGCAGGCAGTGGCGCCGGCCGTACCGGCAGTGCCGAGGGCCTGCTGCGCAGCCTGGCCCTGGTTGAAGACAGCCGCGTTGACGAGCATGACGACCGCAATGAAGCCAGCCTGCAATTGCAGCGGCTGGAGGCGAAGCTGGATCTGGCGATGGTGTTGCTTGGCCGACTGGTCCGCCAGCAGGGCCAGGAACTGACCCTGCGCCCGGTGCGCTGGTCGCGTCGTGGGATACGCCTGCAACTGGGCCCGCGCAGTGGCGCCAGCCCCGGCCAGGCAGGCCTGGTGCGCCTGCAGCCCAGCGACTGGCTGCCCGACCATATCGACCTGCCGGTGGAAGTGATTGCCGAAGCGGCCGATGGCGGCGGCGGCCACTACCTGTGGCTGCGCTTCCAGCGCCTTGGCGACGGCCTGGAAATGGCCATGGAACGCCACCTGTTCCGCCTCCACCGACGCCAGGTGGCCGAGGCA